The Gammaproteobacteria bacterium nucleotide sequence GCAGGCCTTAGCAGGCGAGACCATTGCCGTGCTGCCTAGTACCGAATGGTCGTTGATGACGGTCATCTGTATTCTTTTGTTCATCGGCGCGATGGGCAAATCCGCGCAGATGCCGCTGCACGTGTGGCTACCCGATTCGATGGAAGGCCCGACGCCGATTTCCGCGCTAATTCACGCCGCGACCATGGTGACCGCGGGCATTTTCATGGTCGCGCGCATGTCGCCCTTGTTCGAGTTGTCCGAGACCGCCCTGACGTTGGTGATGGTGATCGGCGCGCTGACCGCGTTTTTTATGGGATTAGTTGGCCTGGTGCAGCACGACATCAAGCGCGTGGTGGCGTATTCCACACTCTCGCAGCTCGGTTACATGACTGTCGCTCTGGGCGCATCGGCTTATGCGGCCGGCATTTTCCATTTATTGACGCACGCGTTTTTCAAGTCGCTGCTGTTCCTGGCGGCGGGTTCGGTAATCGTCGCCCTGCATCACGAGCAGGACATGCGCCGCATGGGCGGCTTGAAGAAATACATGCCGGTCACGTACTGGACGGCGCTGGCGGGTTCGCTGGCGTTGATTGGTTTTCCCGGTTTTTCGGGATTTTTCTCCAAGGACGCGATTATCGAGGCCGTGCACGCCTCGCACCTGCCGGGCGCAGGTCTGGCTTACTGGCTGGTGCTGGTTGCGGTATTCGTGACCGCGGTTTATACGTTCAGGATGTTCTTTCTGGTCTTCCACGGGCCGGAGCGCATCGATCCGCACGCGAAAGCGCACCTGCACGAATCGCCGAAGGTCATCACCGTGCCGCTGGTGCTGCTTGCGATCCCTTCGGTAATCGCGGGGTACGTCATCGGGCCGGTCTTGTTTGGCGGATTCTTCGGTGACGCAATCGTGGTTATGCCCGCGCACGATACGCTTGCTGAACTGGCACAGCATCATGAGGGCGTCGTCGGCAACATGCTGCGCGGGCTTGCTGGCGCACCGTTCTGGCTCGCGATCGCGGGTCTTGCCACGGCCTGGTGGCTATATATTCAGCGGCCCGATCTGCCGGCGGTGATCGAGCGGCGCTTTTCATGGGCGAGTGGCATTCTTAGGCGCAAGTATGGCTTCGACGAATTCAACGAGCACGTCATCGCCGGCGGCGGGCGTGGACTCGCGCAAGTGCTGTGGCGGGGGGGCGACGTGGGCATCATCGATGGCGTCATGGTCAACGGCACCGCGCGCATGGTCGGCTGGTTCTCGGGTCGCGCGCGTCTCGTGCAGACCGGTTATCTGTATCACTATGCGTTCGTGATGATTATTGGTCTGCTGCTGCTGTTGAGTGGGTTTGTCTTTGTCTAGCGACCAGTTCGTGAGTGCTTCGATCCCCCTTCTAAGCCTGGTCATCTGGCTGCCGATTTTCGGCGGCGTCGCTGCGCTGGTAGCCGGCGACCGCGCGCCCGATACCGCGCGACGGGTGGCGCTGGGTACATCGGTGGTGACGTTTATCCTGAGCATTCCGCTGTTCACCGGCTTCGATCGCGCCACGCCGCTAATGCAGTTCGTCGAGTTCACCTCCTGGGTCGATACGTTCAATATCAACTATCACGTCGGCGTAGACGGCATCTCCATGCCACTTATCCTGCTGACCACGTTTACGACCGTGCTGATCGTGATCGCTGGCTGGGATGTGATTCAGCGTCGCGTGGCTCAATACATGGCCGCATTTCTGATTCTCGAAGGGCTGCTGGTGGGCACGTTTGCCGCGCTGGACGCGATCCTGTTCTACGTGTTTTTCGAAGGCATGCTGATCCCCATGTTCCTGATCATCGGCATCTGGGGCGGCGAGCGGCGCATCTACGCCACCATCAAGTTCTTTCTTTACACCTTCTTGGGCTCGGTGTTCATGCTGGTGGCGCTCATCTATATGTATGCGCAAACCGGCAGTTTCGCGATCCTGGATTTTCACCGCCTGCCCTTAAGCTTCATCGAGCAGACGCTGATATTTTTCGCGTTTCTGGCCGCTTTCGCGGTGAAGGTGCCGATGTGGCCCGTACACACCTGGCTGCCGGACGCACATGTGGAAGCGCCCACCGGCGGTTCCGTGATACTCGCGGCGATCCTGCTGAAGATCGGCGGGTACGGCTTTCTGCGCTTCAGCCTGCCCATCGCCCCGGATGCGAGCGCGGCGCTGGACTGGCTGATCATTCTGATGTCGTTGATCGCGGTGGTGTACATCGGCTTCGTGGCGCTGGCGCAGCAGGACATGAAGAAGCTGATCGCCTATTCCTCGATCGCCCATATGGGCTTCGTGACCCTGGGCTTTTTTCTCGTCTTCCGGTTGCTGGACGCCTCGAACAGCGGGCAGGGCGCGGCGCTGGGTGTCGAGGGCGGGATCACGCAGATGGTCTCGCACGGTTTCGTCTCGGCCGCGATGTTTCTGTGCGTGGGCGTGCTGTACGATCGCATGCACAGCCGCAACATCGCCGACTACGGTGGAGTGGTAAACACCATGCCGGTGTTTACCGGGTTCTTCGTGCTGTTCGCCATGGCGAACGCCGGGCTGCCCGGCACGTCCGGTTTCGTTGGCGAATTCATGGTGATACTGGCCAGCTTCAAGGCTGGTTTTTGGTATGCGCTGCTGGCGGCAACGACTCTGGTGCTGGGCGCGGCCTACACATTATGGATGGTCAAGCGGGTGGTGTTCGGGCCGGTGGCGAACGATCACGTGGCGGGTTTGAGCGATCTTAATCAGCACGAAATGCTGATCCTGGGGCTGCTGGCAATCATCGTCCTGTTGCTCGGCATCTGGCCAGCGCCGCTGCTGGATGTGATGCACGCGTCGGTCGAAAATCTCCTGCGGCACGTGGCGGTATCGAAATTGTGACATCGCACAGTTCCTCGCGCAAAGACGCTAAGCCGCAAAGAATGCGAAAAACGCATGCAAAGGTTTTCTTCGCGCCTTTGCGAGAGACATGATGGATATTGATCAATGAGCTTCCCGATGCCTGACTTTGCGCCGGCCGCGCCCGAGATCTTCGTACTCGCGGCCGCGTGCGTCATTCTGGTCGCGGATCTGTTTATCGAGGATCCGCGGCGTGACGTGACGTACTGGCTTACGCAGATCAGTCTGGCCGGCGCGCTGTTGGTTACGTGGGCCGTGTACGATCCGCGCGCGCAGCCGACCTTCGGCGGCAGCTACATCGCCGATCATCTGGCGATGGTGTTGAAGTCATTCGTGTACCTGGTGACCGCCGCGACGTTTGTCTATTCGCGCGACTATCTGAAAGAACGTGACTTGTTCAAGGGCGAATACTGCGTGCTCGGCCTGTTCGGCATGCTGGGCACCATGGTCATGATCTCGGCCTACAGCTTTATCACCGTCTATCTCGGGCTGGAGTTGCTGTCGCTGTCCCTGTACGCGATGGTGGCGCTGGATCGCGACTCGGGCCAGGCCAGCGAGGCGGCCATGAAGTATTTTGTGCTGGGCGCCATCGCCTCCGGAATGCTGCTGTACGGGATGTCGATTCTGTACGGACTCACCGGTAGCCTTGTCATTCCCGAAGTCGCGCGGGAACTGGTTGTCGATGACGCGAATGTGGCGCTGCTGTTCGGTCTGTCGTTTGTAATCGTCGGGCTCGCGTTCAAACTGGGCGCCGCGCCGTTTCACATGTGGCTGCCGGATGTCTATCACGGCGCGCCCACGTCGGTAACCTTGTATATCGGTACGATCTCCAAAATCGGGGCGTTCGCGATGTTCATGCGCCTGCTGGCCGACGGGCTCGGCGGCTTGCAGTCCGACTGGCAGGGCATGCTGGCCTTGCTTGCGGCGCTGTCGATCGGGCTGGGAAATGTTGTCGCCATCGCGCAACCGAACATCAAACGCATGCTGGCGTATTCCGCGATCTCGCACGTCGGTTTCGTGCTGCTCGGCATCCTCGCGGGCACGCCGGAAGGTTACGCCGCCGCCATGTTCTACATGCTGGTGTATTCGCTGATGGCGCTGGGCGCGTTCGGCATGATCCTGTGGCTGAGCCAGCGCGGCTTCGAGGCCGAGAACCTGGACGACTTCAAGGGCCTGAGCACGCGCAGCCCGTGGTTCGCGTTCATGATGCTGCTGCTGATGTTCGCCATGACCGGCGTGCCGTTGACTGTCGGGTTTTACGCAAAGCTGTCCGTGCTGCAGGCGGTGATCCAGATCGATATGGTGTGGCTGGCCGTGTACGCGGTCGTGTTCTCGATCGTGGGCGCGTTTTACTATCTGCGCGTGGTCTGGTTCATGTATTTCACCGATCCCGAAACGGACAGGCCGCTCGCCAGTAATACGGCCATGGATATCGTGCTCAGCATCAATGGGCTCTCGATGCTCGGGCTGTTTTTATTCCCCGGCGGGCTGATGTCACTGTGCGCGATGGCCGTCGGCGGCCGGTGAAGTCGAAGCATCGCAGCCACTCTGCGCGGGCGATCACCGCCGCGCCTGCGGTTCATCCGGCGAGGGACAGCGTCCCAGCAGGCGGATGTTCAAAGACCTGTTCGGTGCGCAATGTGCCTTGAAATAGGCGGTCGGGATCAGTAAACTTGCCGGCTTCGGATGCGGGCCTTAGTTTCTGATGCGGGGTGGAGCAGTCCGGTAGCTCGTCGGGCTCATAACCCGAAGGTCGCAGGTTCGAATCCTGCCCCCGCTACCATTTAAAGGTTCGTGAAGGTTCGTAAGCCCGCAGAAACGTGGGCTTTTTTGTGCCCTCGATATCCGCGGCAATTCACGGCAATCCTTTGACATCCAACACCTGCTAAAAAACCTTAAGGCAAGCGCATGAACCAGAATCACATGACACGGGCGCGGCATCCAGAATACAGTCTGCCCTCTCTTCTTGCGATAGGCGCGGCCATCGCCAGCTTCTTTTTCGGAGCCTTCCTGGGCTTCGTGCTTGCGATCGCCGCGATCGTACTGGGGGTGATTGGCATGGTGCTGGCTGCCGCACCGAGTATCCGCGGCGGCATCATCAGTATTATGTCAATCGTGGCGGGACTGCTCGGCATTATCGCGGCGGTGCTCAAGCTGCTCTTCTAACCCCGCGAAAAACCCTTGGATCGCGCTTGTGCCGCGCGCTCCTCATAGGCGCAGCTAATAAGTCCAGCACCGATACGACGCCGCGCCACGCGCCCGATTGCCGATCAGCGCGGCTGCCATAACCGCCGCCGCATCGGTGTATTGATCAGAGTTCCCAGCCAGCAGCTTGCAGGACACGAGCCTGTCCTCCGGCCGCTCGCCGACTACATCGGTGAAGGTGCCACCACGGTCAATCCAGAACCCCCAGCGCGAAGATAGT carries:
- the nuoL gene encoding NADH-quinone oxidoreductase subunit L translates to MKLVYLIIALAPLLAAIVAGLFGRRIGRTGAHSVTIGAVGLSFVLSLVAFWHIAINGAPAFNESVYTWLVSDGIRFEIGFLIDNLTVLMMTVVTFVSLMVHVYTIGYMHDDPGYQRFFSYISLFTFAMLMLVMSNNFLQLFFGWEAVGLVSYLLIGFWYTRESAIRANLKAFLVNRVGDFGFVLGIAAIVAHTGSLDYTAVFKHAQALAGETIAVLPSTEWSLMTVICILLFIGAMGKSAQMPLHVWLPDSMEGPTPISALIHAATMVTAGIFMVARMSPLFELSETALTLVMVIGALTAFFMGLVGLVQHDIKRVVAYSTLSQLGYMTVALGASAYAAGIFHLLTHAFFKSLLFLAAGSVIVALHHEQDMRRMGGLKKYMPVTYWTALAGSLALIGFPGFSGFFSKDAIIEAVHASHLPGAGLAYWLVLVAVFVTAVYTFRMFFLVFHGPERIDPHAKAHLHESPKVITVPLVLLAIPSVIAGYVIGPVLFGGFFGDAIVVMPAHDTLAELAQHHEGVVGNMLRGLAGAPFWLAIAGLATAWWLYIQRPDLPAVIERRFSWASGILRRKYGFDEFNEHVIAGGGRGLAQVLWRGGDVGIIDGVMVNGTARMVGWFSGRARLVQTGYLYHYAFVMIIGLLLLLSGFVFV
- a CDS encoding NADH-quinone oxidoreductase subunit M, which encodes MSASIPLLSLVIWLPIFGGVAALVAGDRAPDTARRVALGTSVVTFILSIPLFTGFDRATPLMQFVEFTSWVDTFNINYHVGVDGISMPLILLTTFTTVLIVIAGWDVIQRRVAQYMAAFLILEGLLVGTFAALDAILFYVFFEGMLIPMFLIIGIWGGERRIYATIKFFLYTFLGSVFMLVALIYMYAQTGSFAILDFHRLPLSFIEQTLIFFAFLAAFAVKVPMWPVHTWLPDAHVEAPTGGSVILAAILLKIGGYGFLRFSLPIAPDASAALDWLIILMSLIAVVYIGFVALAQQDMKKLIAYSSIAHMGFVTLGFFLVFRLLDASNSGQGAALGVEGGITQMVSHGFVSAAMFLCVGVLYDRMHSRNIADYGGVVNTMPVFTGFFVLFAMANAGLPGTSGFVGEFMVILASFKAGFWYALLAATTLVLGAAYTLWMVKRVVFGPVANDHVAGLSDLNQHEMLILGLLAIIVLLLGIWPAPLLDVMHASVENLLRHVAVSKL
- the nuoN gene encoding NADH-quinone oxidoreductase subunit NuoN, which translates into the protein MSFPMPDFAPAAPEIFVLAAACVILVADLFIEDPRRDVTYWLTQISLAGALLVTWAVYDPRAQPTFGGSYIADHLAMVLKSFVYLVTAATFVYSRDYLKERDLFKGEYCVLGLFGMLGTMVMISAYSFITVYLGLELLSLSLYAMVALDRDSGQASEAAMKYFVLGAIASGMLLYGMSILYGLTGSLVIPEVARELVVDDANVALLFGLSFVIVGLAFKLGAAPFHMWLPDVYHGAPTSVTLYIGTISKIGAFAMFMRLLADGLGGLQSDWQGMLALLAALSIGLGNVVAIAQPNIKRMLAYSAISHVGFVLLGILAGTPEGYAAAMFYMLVYSLMALGAFGMILWLSQRGFEAENLDDFKGLSTRSPWFAFMMLLLMFAMTGVPLTVGFYAKLSVLQAVIQIDMVWLAVYAVVFSIVGAFYYLRVVWFMYFTDPETDRPLASNTAMDIVLSINGLSMLGLFLFPGGLMSLCAMAVGGR